AATATAGGGACTTTGAATAGAGTATTTTTTCTAGTGTCCAATGGTTCTGCTAGTTCTTCGGAGTTAGTAATAAATAACCTTAAACCTTACATGGAGGTTATTTTGGTAGGCAGCAATACTTATGGTAAAAATGTAGGTTCTATTACGATTGACGATACGCAAGATCCTAAACGCTGGCAATGGGGTATGCAACCAATTGTGTTAAAGACAGTTAATGCAAAAGGGGAGTCTGACTATGGTACAAAAGAAGGTTTTACGCCAGATTTCAAAGTAGATGATAATAGATTGCCATTTAAAGCATTTGGCGACCCAGAGGAAACCTTATTAAAGACGGCATTGGAGAAGATTGTAGGAGAGCAGGTTCTTGCCCAAGCAAGAAAAGGAGCGAGGATATCCCCAAGCAAAGAATTCTCAACTTTAAGTTCGGAGGGTTTAAATGACAATCCGTTATTAAATAGAAAAGAGATGATTTTAGACGTGCTGCCGGGGCAATAACCTACGGAGCAATAGAAGATACGAAGAGTTCATTGCTGATGTGATGAGCTCTTTTTTTATACATGGAATAAATATTTTTAATCATTTTTAACCAAAGCATTGGAAGAAATCCAGCAAATAGACAATTTGCAATAAATTAAGAAAATGGAAAGATTCTTGAATTAAACATTCGACTATTATGAACACAGAAACAATCGCAATTGACATTAAAAAAGTACAGAAAAGTAGGATCAATGAGTTTGATGCAAAAAACATCGTCTTTGGTACTCAATTTACTGACCATATGCTCATTGCTGACTGCGTCAATGGCGAATGGCAAACACCTCAGATTGTACCTTTTGGTGAAATCTCGTATAATCCTGCTTTGGCTTCTTTGCATTATGGGCAAACAATATTTGAAGGAATGAAAGCCTTTAAAAATGACGATGGAGAAGTATTTATGTTTCGTCCGCTAGACAATCATAAGCGTTTCAACCTTTCGGCAGAAAGAATGTGCATGGCACAGGTTCCTGAGGAGATATTTATTGGAGGTTTAGAAGAGTTGTTACGTTTAGACTCAGCATGGATACCACAAGGAGAAGATTACTCATTGTACTTGAGGCCATTTATGTTTGCTTCGGATGTGTATTTAGGCGTAAGACCTTCGCATAATTATAGATTCATGATTATTATGAGCCCTGCAGGAAAGTATTATGCTGAGCCACCTAAGGTTAAAATAGAAACAGAATTTATAAGAGCCGCTCCTGGTGGGGTGGGATATGCAAAATGTGGTGGTAATTACGCCGCATCTCTTTATCCTGCGAAATTGGCTGCTCAACAAGGTTATACGCAGTTATTATGGACTGATGCTTTGACTCATTCGAAATTTGAAGAGTCGGGTACTATGAATGTGATGTTCGTTATCGATGGTAAATTGGTTACTCCAAAGACGAGCACGACCATTTTGAAAGGAATTTCTAGAGATTCCTTATTGAAAATTGCTGTTGATTTAGGTTTCGAAATCGAGGAGAGAGATGTAACAGTTGATGAAATTGTAGCAGGAATTCAATCTGGTGTAGTAACGGAGGTATTTGGTGCAGGAACAGCCGTAGTTGTTTCACCATTTGCTGCCATTGGTTATGAGGGCGAAGACTTCTTTTTACCTGCAATTACAGCGGACTCAGTATCAAGCAAGTTGAAAGGCAAACTAGATGCCATTAGAATTGGTAAAGATGCCGATTCACATGGATGGGTTTGGAAAGTGAATTGAAATAGAAATTAGATTTAATATTTAAAAACTTCGCCTTATTCATTTGGGCGAAGTTTTTTTTGTTTGGAGTCCAAGCATGTAAAAAAGGGACAGTTATAGAGATGCTTCATTTTCGATTATTATTCTGCCAAAGTTCTATCTCCACAAGAATTATTCTATGGTGATTTCATCTGCAAATAACATAGAATCATTTCCAGTGCCTGCGGGATGCCAGGCTGGTAAATCACCATAATTTTGTGCAACAATCTTTATGAATTTAGGTTTTATACCTCCTAAATCTGTAGAGTACATTTCTTTTATACTTCCTTCTTCTTCAGGGGTAATTTTACTCTTAATGGTTTTGTAAAGTGTATAGTTTTCCGCTTCGTCATTCTTTATATAAATATCAACTTGTTTTGGGAAAATCACCCACGAGATTGTGTTTTGAAAAAATCCCATTGCGAAAGTTTGCAACTTTTGACTGCCACTAAATTCGAGCTCAATATCAATATCTTGACCAGCATATGCCTGCCATTTTCTACTTCTAATATCATTGACATCGCCTAAAACCCCATCAACCAAAGCATATTTTCCTCCTCCATCGTAGCTTGGGTGGTAATTGCTATAGGAAGTGTTTAATTTATACAGTTTGCCAATTGCCTTGTGCCAAATAAAGCTTTGTGCAGATACGCTACCTATTTCGCCGTTTCTGTCAGTGGCAGCTTTTATTTCAACTTTTCCTTTAACATAAAAAGGATTTTTATAAACGGTTGAGGTACTTGTTACCGAGTCTCCGTTTATTGTATACTTTATGGGATAGTCTCCAAATACTGATCGAAGCTCAATTTTTCTACCTTTTTTAGTTGGCTCAATATCAGGTTCAATCAATATGTAATCGCCTACTTTTTCTAAACTACTTCGTAAGGCATCAAACTTTTCTAAATTCACATTTAGCCAATACGCTCTATTTTCAGAATCCCACAATGCTTTATATGTTTGCTTTAATGGTTCTAGTTTTCCGATTAAATCTTCTCGTTGTTCTTTTAACTGATGTACTGTAATTGCGGAGTTGCCCTTTAGATATTCGTATAGGTCAATTCTAAATATGTTCTTTTGGCTTAAAAAATCAACTTGTTGTAGGGCATATTCTAAATATGGTAAAGTTGCCTTGTTTGTTTTTACTTTGGGTGAAATTAGAGACAACTCCTCTTCCAAAGCTTTGATTTTTTTGCTGATAGTGCTATTTTGTTCTTTTTGTCCCTCTTTAACATAGTCTAAGTGTAAAGGGAAGATAGGCTCAAAAAAACGTTCGTTTTTTAAGTTGTGATAAATTCCAGTTCTATGAAGTTCAGAGAGTGCTTTCATTACTTCAACAATACTGTCATTTGTATCGGCGGCTAAACCGTAAAATTGGAGGTCAAAACTTTTATTGAAATCCTTATATCGTTCTTCCTTTAATTTATTAGAACCTTCTTGAGGTAAGTTTTCGGGTACATTCCAAGATATTTCGGCACCCCAAATGAAGCCATGCCAGGTGGTATTAAAAAAATTAATTCCGTCATCATCCCAACTCGTATTTAGCACACCTGTTGCACCTAGTTTATGGCCATCTCTTATTAGGTTATAGATATTGGTTTTTGCGGTTTCCATAATCGGATAGATATTGCCCCAGCAACTAACTCCTGGTGCTACCCAAAAATTAAGCCCTTGCTTACTAATGGGTTCTATGGCATAATCAAAGCTTTCGGCATCGTGGTATGCCCACGGTATTACGGTAATGTCTTTTGGTAAATTGGCAGTTATTTCAGGATGATGGGCAGCAATATCTCCCCACATCAGTATTTTTTTATGGTACTTTTTGAGTAAGCCATTTAGCTTGTTTATGTGATATGCATATACACCCGTCATGCCCAATGTATCTACCATTGTTTTGGCTTTTCCTTCTCCCAAGCCAGAAGTTTCGTCGCAATTGATATTAAAAAACTCGCCATTAAAAGAAGGAACGATTTCTGAATATACATCATCTAAAAAATCATACGATTCTTTTAAAGCTGGACTAATCGTGTGATCATTTTCGGCTAAATGGGCATATAGAGGATTCGAAAGGGTTTTTCTTAAATGTCCGAAAGACTGATAACTGCCAATTAATTTTACATGATAGTCATTGGCATACGCTATAAGTTCATTTAGTTCTGCTTTGGTAATGCCAGCTTTAGGGGCAATTGTAGGGTGTTTATCAAGTTTGAAAACATGTTCTATATATAAAGTAAAGTAATTTAACTTATAGTGTGCCAATGTTCTAATCTCTTGCTTAAGCGTTTCCATGTTTGGTATTGGGCCGCGACTAATGTCATCTTGCCATGCTCTAATGGCGATATCTGGCCAATCGTAAATCGTGGAACAAGGTAGTTTATGACTGCTTACATTAAGATTTAAAAGTTGCTGAAGCGTTTGAATAGCATAGAACACTCCAACATCTTGGAAAGCAAAAATCTGAATTTGATTCTCAGTTACTTGTAAAACATAACCTTCGGGATTGTTAGGGAAATCAAAATTTAAATTGGCTCTTTTAAGCTCAGCAATAAAAGCAGCATAGGTAGGAAATAGGTTAATTTTAACGCTGTTATTCGATAAGTTGCTATTGGCAACTTGAGGTAATGTTTTTAGAACAGTTTTTTCATGCTTGCTATTTCCGTTGTTAGTTAATGTAAAGGGTAAATCAAGATTGAATGATGCTGAGGATTTAATTATATTTTTAGGAGATGGAATTATTTGGGCTTGTGTTTTAACTAAAACAAGAAGCATAAATAAAAATGCAAGTGATTTTTTCATACAAGGAAATTTTTCAGAAAGCGGAAAGGGAAATCAATTAGTTACAATTCTGGAAATTATACGATAAAGTTTATTTGTCCATAGCTTTCGGTAATTTATTAAATTATAAAAGTATTGCTTTCATTTTGTATGAATTGTAGTGTTTTAGGAAAGAAAAGTATAGAGGAGTGATTGCTAAAATAGAAGGCTGTCACGATCAGACTTACCATTTTCCTACTTTTCTCATAAAAGCTTCGTTTTGGGGCTGGCGTAATGCACTTTAAAAAACGATTTTTAAAGTATCCGCACGCTTCAGCAATGTTTTATGAGGAGGGTATTTAGCATAAAGACTGTGTGATTACCCATTATAGAGATGCTTATGAGTAACTTCTCGTTGTCCTCAGAGTCCTCTTTGGAGAGACTCTGAGGTGAGAAAAGTTATTTAGGTAAGCCTACTACCTATAGTCTTGCTAAAAAAGACTAATACTAAGAAAGTAAACCCAACTAGCCATATTCTATATATGTATGAATGGTTGGGCTTACTTTTAACGATATTTATTATTCTACTGGTAGTAATCATTAATGTTCTAAAAATCAAAAGTTCTATTTAATTCACCCCTCAAAAAAGAAGGTATTACACTTTAGAATATTCACATCTTCATTACCCTTGATTAAAATAGATACCACTTATTCTTAATTCACAAGATAGTAAGAATCATTCCAAAGTTTTCTGAATGTAATCCTTTCAGATCCAAGTTGCTTTATAAATTTACCTGATTTTAATAGCTCATTAGCTTCCTTTAGACTTACTCTATGCATGAAGTAAAATTCAACTTTTAATTGATATACTTAAAATTTTACTAAGCACTTTAGCATTATAGATTAATTGAAATGGGTAGCTCAATTCCAATGGAATATACCTTTTAGCGTTGACATATTGTCTCACTTTTGATGTCATGTTTTAATAAAGAAATAGTAGGCTTAAACAAAGGTAGAAAATAGGAACATATTTCTTATTTTTGAGAAACTTAAGCCATAAAAAGATCACTGAGAAAATATTTACAAGAGGGTTAAACTCCCTATTTGAAGACCTGATAGAAAAGCCAAAAAAAGGCAGACCAAGAACTACCAACAGAGTAATAACTAAAAGCTCTCAGGAGGATACTAAGGAGAAAGAGACCAGAGCAACCTTTCTAGTAAATGAGGAGCTACTAGATAAGCTAAAAGCAATAGCCTATTGGGATAGACTACTAATAAAAGACGTAGTAGATAGAGCCCTACAAGATGTAGTAACTAAGTATGAGAGAAAGAACGGAAATATTAAACCAATACCTACAGAGTAAAAGTTTATGAAAAAGATACTTTTATTGTTATTCATTAGCTCGTTGGGTTATGGTCAAATGACAGCCAAAGAATATTCTATTAGAGGATGGAGTAAGTTTGAGCTTAAAGATTATATAGGAGCTATCCTAGACTATAATAAAGCGATAGAGCTAGACCCTGAGGAGGGTGTTTATTACTGGTATAGAGGCTCGAATAAGAATCTTCTTAGAGATTACCGAGGAGCAGTTATAGACCTTAATAAAGCTATAGAGGTAAACCCTGAGGATGCTTATTATTACTACTACAGAGGACCGATTAAGCATATGCTTAAAGATTACAAAGGAGCAATTCTAGACCTTAATAAAGCTATAGAGTTAGACCCTGAGGGGGTTTTCTTTTTCTTTCACCGCTACAGAGGACAGAGTAAGCATATGCTTGAAGATTACAAAGGAGCAATTCTAGACTTTACTAAAGGTATAGAGTTAGATCCCGGTGATAGTGATAATTACAAAGGTAGAGCAAGCTCCAAGGCTCAGTTAGGAGATTATAGAGGAGCAATCCAGGACTATAATAAAACTATAGAGCTAGACCCTGGGAGTAGTTCTAATTACAGAAATAGAGGACTCTCTAAAATAGACTTAGGAGATAAAGAGGGAGGATGCCTTGACTTTTCAAAGGCTGGAGAACTAGGGAGTGAAACAGCTTATGACCTTATAAAACAATATTGTAATTAAAGATGTGGCAACAGTAATAGAAGGAATTAAATTTCACACAGTACCAGAGGCAGCAGAGGCTCTGAATGTAACACCCCTTACGGTAGGAGTTAACATAAAAAAGGAAAGGCTTAAGTGCCATAGGAAAATGTTTTAGGCACGTAATATAGAAAACCATTAACTCCGATATTGAGTACTTTCTGGCATTCCTAAAACTCTCTTGATATAACGTTTACCTTTATAATAGAAACAAAGCAGTCCTTGGCCTCTACTGTAAATAATTTGAATTCAGTATAACGCTACCATTTATTAGTCTGTTATTCATTGACTTCCATTCAAAATCAACCTTTGAAAAATTAGTCATATTCCCTAAAACGAGTAGTCAAACAAAACTATATATTTAAGCTATTATTTAATGTTTCAAATTTAGGGTTTAGTACATCGTTTTTTGATGCAAAATCCATTGCCATTTTAGCTTCTTTTTTTGCTAAATCAAGTTTGCCACTCAATTTATATAGTCTTGCAGATTCGTAATAATACTCTGCTTTTTGATTATCTTGACTAATCGATTCCAACGAGCTAGAAAGCCATTTACGAGCATCATTTATAAAAGTGCTATTAGGAAAGTTATCGATAAATACACTTGTTATATATACTCTAGCAGAGCCGTTCTCCTTGAACTTGTCAATGATATTATTGCCTGTGGCTAGAGCTTTAAGCAAGTTACCTTCACGAATGAATGCCTTAGCTTCTAATTCCCATAAATAGGAATCAGCATATTGACCAGCACCAATGATTTCCATATACTTCCGAATTTTGTTAAGCTGACCTATGTTGTAGAATCGGCTTCTAGACCCAATAAGAGAATTCTGAATAATCCGTGTAAATACATTGTTTTCACCACCAGCATGACCGTCTTCAATCTCATAGTCCTTAGCCTTTGAATAATTGTTAAACCAATACTTTGCGAAACCATTGTTAACATCCAAGATGCACTTTTTAGTAATTTTCCAGCTAGTCCTACTTCCCAGATTTTCATAAGGATAAATTTCGAACAACTTTTCTCCTACTTCTATTGCTAAAGTTGTATCCTTTGTGACGATATTAAATGCCGCAAAACTTGCAAGAAAGTTTAGTGTTCGTTCTCCACTTTCGTATCTATGGGCATAACTCTCTGCTCGCTTGTTGGGGTCTAAGGCTATATCTGCAACATCATTTATTGTACCTACATCTGGAGTGACATCAGACTGGTGAATAAGCTTCCCATCCCCATTAAAAAACAAAAACATTGGCCAACTTGGAAGCCATATATCTCTCTCATTTAAAAAGCTTACAACTTCTTGATTTTCAACGTTTAACTTAAAATTTGCAAAGTTTATATTGTACTTTTTTGCAACCTCCTTATTTTCAAAAAAAGGTTCTAGACTTTGACATACTGGACAATTTGGTGAAAAACACTCAACAAATAGAATCTGATTATTTGCTTTTGCCTTGGATAAAGCTACGTTTAAATCCTTTTCCCAAGTTCTTGATTTTCATTTATTGGCTCTTCACTCCGTCCTGAAGTGTTTGTGTGAGCCTCTTGAGAAGTTGACTTACAGCTCAAAAGTAAAAGTACACTTAGTATTATTGCTACTTTCATTTAAAATTCTTTTTGAATTATACAATTCCTTTACAAATTTAATCGAATTGAATTATTTTTTAATAAAATTTCAGGAATCATGGTGCGGTGGCGTGATCTGCTGTCAATAATTGACCTTGGAGTAAAGCTCAATAGGCGTTCTTTCTCTCACACATTCGTTTTTTGGTACCAATGATAACCCGCATAATTTACGATCAGGGCAGGAGTATAGGCAGTTTTAGATTCTTCTTTTCCCTCAGAGTCTCAATTTCGGGATCCTGAGGCTGAGTCATGTTACAAATAAAATTCTTAGTCTTCTTTCGAGAGACTGGGTGGTGAATAAAAGTCAAATATTTTCGAATAAATTTATTAAACCCCACTTTCTCAATGATTCCCACAAGAACACTTCACTTGGCTTTGGACATTTGTGTCGTCGTGCCATTCAAAAGAACTTGCGTTTGTTCCTTTATTCCAATAGAAAGTAGGCTCACTGCCTTCAATCGCCATATTTTTCATGGTATTGGCATCGTATAGTACACCATTTTTCATGGTATGCGTGATGCTTTCGGTGTTTTTGATATTAGTAATTGGATTGAGTTCTAAAATCAAAAGATCGGCGAGCTTTCCTACTTCAAGAGATCCAATCGACTTGTCTAAACCTAAAGAATTTGCAGGGATAATTGTTGCGGATTTTAAGGCTTGATGATTGCTCATTCCTCCCTGTTGTAACATCCATGTTTCCCAATGTGCACCGAGCCCTTGTAGCTGGCCATGAGCACCCATATTTACATTTACACCCAAGTCGGCTAAAACCTTACAACTCTCCGATGTTTGAATATGACCTATTTGGTACTCTTCATCTGGAATCATAGTACGATGACGTGAGCGGCTGTCGATAATTGATCTGGGAGTGAAATTCAATAGACGCTCTTTCTCCCACACGTTTGTTTTTTGGTACCAATAGTATTCTCCGCTCATGCCAGCATAATTTACGATGAGGGTAGGTGTATAGGCAGTTTTAGATTCTTTCCAAAGATTGAGCATGTCACCATATAGGGGAGCTACCGGTATATTGTGCTCTATGGTGGTATGTCCATCGAGAATCATAGACAAATTGTGCAAGAAGAAAGAGCCACCTTCTGGCACAACCATCATCTTTAATTCTCTTGCTCCAGCAATTACTTTTTGTCTTTGATCTCTTCGTGGTTGATTGTAACTTTTAACAGAAAATGCTCCGTAAGACTGCGTTCTACGTAAAGCACTCTTAGCATCTTCTAGTGTTTCTATAGGAGCCTTAAAGTCTCCGTCTGCTCCATATAGAATGGTTCCAGTACTGAAAACCCTAGGGCCAACCATTTTTCCAGCTTTGATCATTTCGCTTTGGGCAAAAACAGTTTCGGAGTTTGCCGATGGATCGTGCATGGTGGTAACTCCATAGGCTAGATTCGC
This portion of the Spirosomataceae bacterium TFI 002 genome encodes:
- a CDS encoding branched chain amino acid aminotransferase apoenzyme; this translates as MNTETIAIDIKKVQKSRINEFDAKNIVFGTQFTDHMLIADCVNGEWQTPQIVPFGEISYNPALASLHYGQTIFEGMKAFKNDDGEVFMFRPLDNHKRFNLSAERMCMAQVPEEIFIGGLEELLRLDSAWIPQGEDYSLYLRPFMFASDVYLGVRPSHNYRFMIIMSPAGKYYAEPPKVKIETEFIRAAPGGVGYAKCGGNYAASLYPAKLAAQQGYTQLLWTDALTHSKFEESGTMNVMFVIDGKLVTPKTSTTILKGISRDSLLKIAVDLGFEIEERDVTVDEIVAGIQSGVVTEVFGAGTAVVVSPFAAIGYEGEDFFLPAITADSVSSKLKGKLDAIRIGKDADSHGWVWKVN
- a CDS encoding Chitobiase/beta-hexosaminidase C-terminal domain-containing protein; the encoded protein is MKKSLAFLFMLLVLVKTQAQIIPSPKNIIKSSASFNLDLPFTLTNNGNSKHEKTVLKTLPQVANSNLSNNSVKINLFPTYAAFIAELKRANLNFDFPNNPEGYVLQVTENQIQIFAFQDVGVFYAIQTLQQLLNLNVSSHKLPCSTIYDWPDIAIRAWQDDISRGPIPNMETLKQEIRTLAHYKLNYFTLYIEHVFKLDKHPTIAPKAGITKAELNELIAYANDYHVKLIGSYQSFGHLRKTLSNPLYAHLAENDHTISPALKESYDFLDDVYSEIVPSFNGEFFNINCDETSGLGEGKAKTMVDTLGMTGVYAYHINKLNGLLKKYHKKILMWGDIAAHHPEITANLPKDITVIPWAYHDAESFDYAIEPISKQGLNFWVAPGVSCWGNIYPIMETAKTNIYNLIRDGHKLGATGVLNTSWDDDGINFFNTTWHGFIWGAEISWNVPENLPQEGSNKLKEERYKDFNKSFDLQFYGLAADTNDSIVEVMKALSELHRTGIYHNLKNERFFEPIFPLHLDYVKEGQKEQNSTISKKIKALEEELSLISPKVKTNKATLPYLEYALQQVDFLSQKNIFRIDLYEYLKGNSAITVHQLKEQREDLIGKLEPLKQTYKALWDSENRAYWLNVNLEKFDALRSSLEKVGDYILIEPDIEPTKKGRKIELRSVFGDYPIKYTINGDSVTSTSTVYKNPFYVKGKVEIKAATDRNGEIGSVSAQSFIWHKAIGKLYKLNTSYSNYHPSYDGGGKYALVDGVLGDVNDIRSRKWQAYAGQDIDIELEFSGSQKLQTFAMGFFQNTISWVIFPKQVDIYIKNDEAENYTLYKTIKSKITPEEEGSIKEMYSTDLGGIKPKFIKIVAQNYGDLPAWHPAGTGNDSMLFADEITIE
- a CDS encoding Tetratricopeptide repeat-containing protein: MKKILLLLFISSLGYGQMTAKEYSIRGWSKFELKDYIGAILDYNKAIELDPEEGVYYWYRGSNKNLLRDYRGAVIDLNKAIEVNPEDAYYYYYRGPIKHMLKDYKGAILDLNKAIELDPEGVFFFFHRYRGQSKHMLEDYKGAILDFTKGIELDPGDSDNYKGRASSKAQLGDYRGAIQDYNKTIELDPGSSSNYRNRGLSKIDLGDKEGGCLDFSKAGELGSETAYDLIKQYCN
- a CDS encoding hypothetical protein (non-canonical start codon;~manually curated), with product MLFVECFSPNCPVCQSLEPFFENKEVAKKYNINFANFKLNVENQEVVSFLNERDIWLPSWPMFLFFNGDGKLIHQSDVTPDVGTINDVADIALDPNKRAESYAHRYESGERTLNFLASFAAFNIVTKDTTLAIEVGEKLFEIYPYENLGSRTSWKITKKCILDVNNGFAKYWFNNYSKAKDYEIEDGHAGGENNVFTRIIQNSLIGSRSRFYNIGQLNKIRKYMEIIGAGQYADSYLWELEAKAFIREGNLLKALATGNNIIDKFKENGSARVYITSVFIDNFPNSTFINDARKWLSSSLESISQDNQKAEYYYESARLYKLSGKLDLAKKEAKMAMDFASKNDVLNPKFETLNNSLNI